Proteins encoded within one genomic window of Felis catus isolate Fca126 chromosome C1, F.catus_Fca126_mat1.0, whole genome shotgun sequence:
- the DDI2 gene encoding protein DDI1 homolog 2 isoform X3, producing the protein MSSLPTSDGFNHPAHPSGQSPEIGNPMSLAHSVSASGCPVEPSDPDSIEPKALKALKASAEFQTTSEKKEHLPPQDLSDCASSADSAPAMPLQNSSEEAIVAENMAKSAERSTQGLRSPLHTRQQASLSVTTTSVQEPPGFLGEKGWHPESQNPSQGNGLQQHKEPGNEQHEVVQQNALHDQEQEHLCNTEDFELLGERQQNPQRSVDLEATMKEDRLQQNVDLPGREENILPSGCFGCPHSETLMEVDTVEESLVAVPNSADGQNANVKNIGAPDLTLDNPLMEVETSKCNPSSEILSNSICTQDLQLPDNNVEMSGTNKEDGDCSPSLSLCGSCQPSVESAEESCSSLTAALKELHELLVISSKPASENISEEVISQSEMVTEGQTGVKDLSERWTQSEHVLVTQNEERSQVSFHQTISVSVRAEKLTDTSNGAGVEDVENINVRDPGDGLVTDKESVPESRESENKSSSDALASAETSNQLHCTLGVEISPKLSAGEEDGVSPTSEQTKSWSNCTLVEDLGQGAQNPVTDRPETRQDVCPEAAGPLVDFEPPTSHPSSSPSILPPLIFPAADIDRILRAGFTLQEALGALHRVGGNADLALLVLLAKNIVVPT; encoded by the coding sequence ATGTCATCCTTACCAACTTCAGATGGATTTAACCATCCAGCCCATCCTTCAGGACAGAGTCCTGAGATTGGTAATCCTATGAGtcttgctcactctgtctctgcttcAGGCTGCCCTGTCGAGCCCAGTGACCCTGACAGCATTGAACCTAAAGCTCTAAAGGCTTTGAAGGCTTCCGCTGAATTCCAGACAACctctgaaaagaaagaacatcttCCTCCACAGGATCTTTCTGATTGTGCTTCTTCAGCAGACAGCGCTCCAGCCATGCCTCTGCAGAATTCATCCGAAGAAGCCATTGTTGCAGAGAATATGGCAAAATCTGCTGAAAGAAGCACCCAGGGCCTCAGATCTCCTCTCCACACAAGACAGCAAGCTAGTTTATCTGTCACGACTACTAGTGTGCAAGAACCACCGGGCTTTCTAGGTGAAAAGGGTTGGCATCCAGAAAGTCAGAACCCGAGTCAAGGGAATGGCCTTCAGCAGCACAAAGAACCAGGGAATGAACAGCATGAGGTTGTACAACAGAATGCTCTACATGACCAAGAACAGGAACATCTCTGTAACACAGAGGACTTTGAACTTCTTGGAGAAAGGCAACAGAATCCACAAAGAAGTGTTGATTTAGAAGCTACAATGAAAGAAGACAGGCTACAGCAGAATGTGGACCTTCCAGGTAGAGAGGAAAATATTCTACCTTCAGGATGCTTTGGCTGCCCCCATTCCGAAACACTCATGGAAGTGGATACAGTTGAAGAGTCCCTAGTGGCTGTGCCTAACTCAGCGGATGGTCAGAATGCCAATGTCAAGAACATCGGTGCACCCGATCTCACCTTAGATAATCCCCTGATGGAAGTAGAAACATCAAAATGTAACCCTTCATCCGAAATTTTGAGTAATTCAATTTGCACTCAGGATTTACAACTCCCAGACAATAACGTTGAAATGTCTGGAACAAATAAAGAAGATGGGGATTGTTCCCCGTCTTTAAGTCTCTGTGGCAGTTGTCAGCCTTCTGTGGAGTCAGCAGAGGAATCCTGCTCATCTCTAACAGCAGCCTTGAAGGAACTCCATGAACTTTTGGTCATTAGTAGTAAACCAGCTTCAGAAAATATATCTGAAGAAGTTATCAGTCAATCGGAAATGGTAACTGAGGGCCAAACAGGTGTGAAGGACCTTTCTGAAAGATGGACCCAAAGTGAGCATGTTCTAGTTACCCAGAACGAAGAGCGTTCACAAGTCTCCTTTCATCAGACCATAAGTGTATCGGTGAGGGCAGAAAAGTTAACAGACACTTCAAATGGTGCTGGAGTAGAAGATGTAGAAAATATTAATGTCAGGGATCCAGGTGATGGCCTAGTAACTGATAAGGAAAGTGTCCCCGAGTCTAGGGAATCCGAGAACAAGAGCAGTTCTGACGCTCTAGCCTCAGCAGAAACGTCTAATCAATTACACTGCACCTTAGGTGTAGAAATCTCACCCAAACTTTCAGCAGGTGAGGAGGATGGTGTCAGTCCCACTTCTGAGCAAACGAAGTCCTGGTCCAATTGCACGTTGGTTGAAGATCTGGGTCAGGGCGCACAGAATCCGGTGACAGACAGGCCTGAGACACGACAGGATGTCTGTCCTGAAGCTGCAGGGCCACTTGTTGACTTTGAACCGCCCACCAGCCACCCATCATCAAGTCCCTCCATTCTTCCACCACTGATTTTTCCTGCTGCAGACATTGACCGGATTCTCCGTGCCGGCTTCACTTTGCAGGAAGCTCTTGGGGCTTTGCATCGAGTTGGTGGAAATGCAGACCTTGCACTTCTTGTCTTGCTCGCAAAGAACATTGTAGTTCCTACATAA